The Vicia villosa cultivar HV-30 ecotype Madison, WI linkage group LG1, Vvil1.0, whole genome shotgun sequence genome includes a region encoding these proteins:
- the LOC131633118 gene encoding probable aldo-keto reductase 1 has translation MLSTLISIINTELTNLCLLRIKLIILPMLRYMTRFIVNMFVRLYVGELKKLVEEGKVKYIGLPEASPYTIRRSHVVHPITVVQRKWSLWTHDIVNDIVPLCRDVFDTSHLNRVVGLGSSFASIVGDFGWLFIMQSRLHQ, from the exons ATGTTGAGTACATTGATCTCTATTATCAACACCGAGTTGACAAATCTGTGCCTATTGAGGATAAAATTAATCATTCTTCCTATGCTGCGTTATATGACTAGATTCATTGTTAACATGTTTGTTCGGTTATACGTTGGTGAACTTAAGAAACTGGTGGAAGAGGGAAAAGTGAAGTATATTGGCCTACCTGAAGCTAGCCCGTATACGATAAGGAGATCACATGTTGTTCATCCCATCACAGTTGTACAAAGAAAGTGGTCTCTTTGGACTCACGATATTGTGAACGATATAGTTCCTCTCTGTAG GGATGTATTTGATACTTCGCATTTGAACCGTGTCGTTGGATTGGGAAGCAGCTTTGCTTCTATAGTTGGTGATTTTGGCTG GTTGTTTATAATGCAATCGCGCTTGCATCAATAG
- the LOC131633109 gene encoding actin-related protein 2/3 complex subunit 3, giving the protein MVYHSSFVDDEGVSRACGCPLLPLKSHIKGPAPVSDQDRTDIVDEAITFFRANVFFRNFDIKSPADKLLIYLTFYINVALKRLEGCRTLAEGTKAIINLGLENVPVPGESGFPFPGLFVIPQSNKEAELFRNYLKQIREETSGRLLSVAYRPNGTPNKWWLAFAKRKFMNVITR; this is encoded by the exons ATG GTTTACCACTCTAGTTTCGTCGACGATGAAGGAGTGAGCAGAGCTTGTGGATGCCCTCTTCTTCCATTAAAAAGCCACATTAAGGGTCCCGCTCCTGTTTCCGATCAAG ATAGAACTGATATTGTGGATGAAGCTATCACATTCTTCAGAGCCAATGTATTCTTCAGAAACTTTGACATCAAGAGTCCTGCTGATAAGCTTCTTATATACTTGACTTTTTACATTAATGTTGCTCTCAAGAGACTTGAAGGTTGTAGAACTTTGGCTGAAGGAACCAAAGCGATTATTAACTTGGGTCTTGAAAATGTTCCTGTACCTGGAGAGTCTGGTTTTCCTTTTCCGGGTCTTTTTGTCATTCCTCAATCAAATAAAGAAGCAG AATTGTTCAGAAATTATTTGAAGCAGATAAGGGAAGAAACAAGCGGGAGATTACTGAGTGTTGCATACAGACCTAATGGCACTCCAAATAAATGGTGGTTGGCATTTGCAAAAAGGAAATTCATGAATGTAATCACCCGTTGA
- the LOC131603863 gene encoding uncharacterized protein LOC131603863 encodes MAVATEFHLPHLSVVDLPSLLQAMAADTLLAAAQSLALIGYLLANFNSLVSPKLAAMDSRFPLEHLSGRKPAYLENKSDTEDDEDDDDDDDVPDEDDDGEDEDFSGIEGEEEEGDPEDDPEANGAGGSDDDNDGDDDGDDGDEEEDEDGEDEEDEDEEEEDDNTPQQPPTKKRK; translated from the exons atGGCAGTTGCAACGGAATTTCACCTTCCACATCTCTCCGTCGTCGACTTGCCATCACTTCTCCAAGCTATGGCCGCCGACACTCTTCTCGCCGCTGCTCAATCTCTCGCTCTC ATTGGATATCTGCTGGCTAATTTCAACAGTTTAGTGTCTCCAAAATTGGCAGCAATGGATTCAAG GTTTCCTTTGGAACACCTTTCAGGGAGGAAACCTGCATATTTAGAAAACAAGAGTGATACAGAGGATGATGAGGATGACGACGATGACGATGATGTACCAGATGAGGACGacgatggagaagatgaagacttctcaggcATTGAAGGCGAAGAAGAAGAAGGGGATCCCGAGGATGATCCCGAGGCGAACGGTGCAGGAGGAAGTGATGACgacaatgatggtgatgatgatggcgACGatggtgatgaagaagaagatgaagatggcgaGGATGAAGAGGATGAAGACGAGGAAGAGGAAGATGATAATACACCCCAGCAGCCACCAACTAAGAAAAGGAAGTGA